The Musa acuminata AAA Group cultivar baxijiao unplaced genomic scaffold, Cavendish_Baxijiao_AAA HiC_scaffold_319, whole genome shotgun sequence sequence CAAAAGAACCTTACCTTGTCTGATTcactaattcatggggagatactGAACTTTTGGATTTGAAAAATGTTTCAGAAGGTATCTCTGAAGTAGATGGTGATTGATAGAGCAATTCTTGATCATAATTTCCAGTATGAGTACTGCGTCTAACACAAAACTTGTGATTGGTAGTAAAACATCGATTTTCCTGTTGAGACACAGTTCTATCTTCAAAGATTTCTCGAGATATTTTCTTACGAAGTTTCGTTATAGCATCTATAACCGCCTCTGGTTTAGGTGGGCAGCCCGGCAAATAGACATCGACAGGAATTAGCTTATCGACTCCACGAACAGTACTATAAGAATCAGTACTGAACATCCCTCCTGTAATAGTACAAGCTCCCATAGCAATGACATATTTTGGTTCAGGCATTTGCTCATATAATCTTACTAAAGAAGGAGCCATTTTCATTGTTACTGTGCCGGCTGTTAAAATTAGGTCTGCTTGTCTAGGACTCGATCTTGGTACCAATCCATAACGATCAAAGTCGAATCGCGAGCCTATTAATGAAGCAAATTCAATGAAACAACAACTGGTACCGTATAGAAGCGGCCATAAACTGGAAAGTCTTGACCAATTCGAAAGATCATTCAATGTAGTTGAAATAACTGAATTGGTAATTGTTTTGTCAACTAAGGGAAACTCAATCAAATTCATAACTGTCTCAATgtaatcttttccttcatttttattttgattgtctgAATATTCAGTTAAGACCATTCCAATGCTCCTTTTCGCCATGCATAAACTGAACCAACAATTGGGATAAGCACAAAAATTAAAGCTTCGATAAATACAGATACACCCAATACATCGAAACTCATTGCCCATGGATAAAGAAAGACCGTTTCAACatcaaaaacaacaaaaactaGAGCAAACATGTAATAGCGGATTCGAAATTGTAACCAAGCATCCCCAATGGGTTCTATACCCGATTCATAACTAGAGAGCTTCTCTGGTCCTTCACTAACCGGGGCTAAAACTCCGGAAATTACAAATGCCAAGATAGGAATAACGCTTGATATTATTAGAAATGCCCAGAAAATATCATATTCGTGAAGCAGAAACATAAATGTACTCCTATTAATGTGGAATATGCTGAATTATTCGATTCGAATCGGAATTGTCAATTCATCCATAACTTCTTATCTTAGGCGAAACAAGAATTGATTTTGATCAAATCAAACTGCATAGTTTAGAGTTTGTTTGCTGTGGGGCATGTTTTGTTTAAAGATTCATCTAATGGAATCCCACTTACATTTTGGATTTCGATTCTATTTAGATATGGTGTAGACATAGGATGCTCTTACACAAACAAAACTCTCTCACTTTGTCTTGGGTTCTCTATCCTCTAGAAAAaggtaataaaatactaaaatatcctatgcctataactattcctatgcctataactataataaatatcaataccctataatatagtaaagtaaatatcctataattaaatactatgaatactatattcattagaatactatgttgattatatataatcaacataatgaaataataataatttcatttcctttttttaaaacttaaatttttcaATAGTCATATGGGGTAAAATGTCTAGGGATTTCTAGCATATTCTATATTATTCGAAGTATTCCTTTTTCATTAAAATCTGGGTATAGGATCATTGCTTCTATTGATTTGATACGAATATGAATACATAATCTAATGCAtcgaatgattttttatctttttcttgtcctagatttcatttctatttttcttaattgATTCAATCCGTTGAATTGAGAGGTGACATATAACAACTTATATCTTTCTATACAAAAAATTGGAAACTTGGAACCTGTACTATCCCACCTCCTCAGAAATAAATAAGAAGAATCGAGTTATTTCATTAGAGTTAGAATGAAAGATTCATTCtatttcggaccaatctctaataCTAAACAAAGATTACGATTTGGAATGAACCAAAATACTTGTTTGTTTTGTTACGGCAATAACGCTTAATAATATAATGGTAAGACCAAGCAATGGGTTAGATTTCGCTACAAGAAAAAGGTTTTACAGCAAACCTATACTAGACAATGAAACATAGCAAAGAGTGGAGTAGTATAATCGACGGAATCATAAATGATTTACATAACATTTTCAAATAGAAAGAATCACACATTATCGAATGATTCGACGgaccaaatcaaatccacaaacccACTCAACTCATAGAATATAGAAGAAGAAACGTTAATATATTTAGGCCCAATTCGTTATCTCTCCATTATctctgaatcaatcaataaggtTGCTCTTGTTCTGCCAAAAAACGATTAGTGATTAGTTAGGGGGATTCTCCAAATACAAGACAAGACCCAAGACCAAGAAAAGAATAGGTCCTAGACCCATGTGACTTAGGATTAGACTTGGTTGGTCCCATAGAAATGAAAACCAtactaaactatatactaaacactaaactatatactaaacaaaaatataatatattaggatTAGGGCTATACGGACTCGAACCGTAGACCTTCTCGGTAAAACAGATCAAACTGATTATTATCGAAATGATTCGAACTGTTTCAAAGACCCAACATGCATTTTGTTGCATTGGGCTCTTTCATCAACTGATGTAAAGATCAGTTAGTCCACCATATTTTTTCTTTAGAGGAAGATAATGAGATGGTTCCATGTGCTCTGATTTATTATTTGTATTCTGATCTAGGAGCAATACCAAAGTGTTTCAAAGAAGGGTTATCTTGACTTAGGTCTGCCTTCGGCCTAGATCAACCTAAGTTAAATGGAATCTCTATCGCTCCGCTGCAACAGTCGAATATGAGACTTCATACACCTTAAAGTTCATAGGACGAAAAGAGGTTATTTTGAGGCCCTTATACTCATTATGCCTAGCATTGAATGGGCTGGGTATTTACCTTATCAACTATCAAATCAATGGCGGGTTCTATTTGATTTGGCAACTGAATTCGCGCCTGAATCGGACCGAACCAAATATTTGTCAGGCTATTGTTCTCTTGTTCCCTCGAACCTATGGAGTAAGACATCGATTTCTCAATACGATCAATTATGTTCATTGCATAATAGGCTCCTTTGAAAAGCATTGGCGCGCGTGTAAACGAggtgctctaccaactgagctatagcccttgtcatagacatcttaacatatagataatttcttgtcaagatggatattccataatccacatcatagctctctgatctatttattttatttacgctTAACAGAACAGATTTATTTACGCTTAACAGAACAGATTAGTATTGCTTAGAAATAATATTCCACCTATAATCCCCGAAGTGATGGGTTCTTTTTGTGGTGATAAATGACCTACTTAACTCAGTGGTTAGAGTATTGCTTTCATACGGCGGGAGTCATTGGTTCAAATCCAATAGTAGGTAGAACTTATTAGATACCGGAGTCgatgaaatgatatctaataagtttttctaccccatcttctttttttgttttatcagattagacttgattgtgttcaattggcagaatcaacatgtggtgtataataaagaactttttaaaaacttctctttattattttgatgtattgacTTGACTAGTAGGAAATAACATTGACAGCCTCTACTCGTGTCCTAGCTCGTCTGAGAGCTAGATTCGCTTCAATTGCTTGTCTCTTACCCTCAGCTCTACTCAAGTTAGCTTCAGCTATTTCAAGAGCTTGTTGAGCTTCTTGCGGATCAATGTCAGTACTTATTTCCGCATCATTTCCTAAAATGGTGATTTCATTATTACCTATTCTAGCGAAACCACCCATCAGAGCCACCGTTAACCATTGGTCGTTGTTGAGGCGTATTCTCAAAAGACCTATATCTACAGCCGTGGCAATAGGGGCGTGGTTTGGTAATACGCCAATTTGGCCACTAttagtagataaaattatttctttcactTCTGAGTCCCAAATAATTCGATTAGGAGTCAGTACACAAAGATTTAAGGTCATTTCTTCAATTTGCTCTCCTCTTCTAAGTTCATAGCTTTCGCGGTAGCTTCATCGATGTTACCTACTAAATAAAAGGCCTGCTCGGGAAGACTGTCTAATTCTCCGGAAAGGATCAGTTGAAACCCCCTAATTGTTTCTGCAAGACCAACATATTTTCCTGGAGAACCAGTAAATACTTCTGCCACGAAGAAGGGTTGTGATAAGAAACGCTCGATTTTTCGTGCTCTTGCTACAGTTAAACGATCTTCTTCGGATAATTCGTCCAACCCAAGAATAGCTATAATGTCCTGAAGTTCTTTGTAACGTTGTGAAGTTTGCTTAACTCTTTGCGCAGTTTCATAATGTTCCTCGCCAACGATCCGAGGTTGTAACATAGTTGACGTTGAATCTAAAGGATCCACTGCTGGATAAATACCTTTGGCAGCTAATCCTCTCGATAATACGGTAGtagcatctaaatgtgcaaatgtCGTGGCAGGAGCAGGGTCGGTCAAATCGTCCGCAGGTACATAAACGGCTTGGATCGAAGTTATAGATCCCTCTTTGGTAGAAGTAATTCTTTCTTGCAAAGAACCCATTTCTGTACTAAGGGTAGGTTGATAACCCACTGCAGAAGGCATTCTCCCCAATAAGGCGGATACTTCTGATCCTGCTTGGACGAAACGAAAGATATTGTCGATGAATAGAAGTACGTCTTGTTCATTAACATCCCGGAAATATTCCGCCATAGTTAGGGCAGTCAAACCAACTCTCATACGAGCTCCCGGCGGTTCATTCATTTGACCGTAGACTAGAGCTACTTTTGATTctgcaatatttttttcattaattactcCGGATTCTTTCATTTCCATGTAAAGATCATTTCCTTCACGAGTACGTTCGCCTACTCCGCCAAATACAGATACGCCTCCATGAGCTTTGGCAATGTTGTTGATCAATTCCATGATGAGTACTGTTTTACCTACTCCAGCTCCTCCAAATAGTCCGATTTTTCCTCCACGGCGATAAGGAGCTAAAAGATCCACTACTTTAATTCCTGTTTCAAAGATTGATAATTTCGTCTCTAACTGTATAAAGGCAGGTGCAGGTCTATGAATAGGAGATGTTGTGCTAGTATCTACAGGACCTAAATTATCAACAGGCTCCCCAAGAACGTTGAAAATTCGTCCGAGGGTAGCTCCACCGACTGGAACGCTTAGAGGAGCTCCCGTGTCAATCACTTCCATTCCTCTCATCAGTCCATCTGTAGCACTCATAGCTACAGCTCTAACTCGATTATTTCCTAATAATTGTTGTACCTCACAAGTCACATTAATTTGCTGACCAATAGTATCTCGACCCTTAACTACCAAAGCGTTATAAATATTAGGCATCTTGCCCGGAGGAAAAACAACATCCAGTACTGGGCCAATAATTTGAGCGATACGCCCTaggttttgttcttcaagtgtgGAAACCGCAGGACTAGAAGGGGTAGGAttgattctcataattataattaaagtaaAGTATGTCGAAAGTTTTTTTGAATAGTGCCATGCCAAGTCGAAAATAAATGTCCGATAGCAAGTTGATCggttaattcaataagaaataaatgG is a genomic window containing:
- the LOC135657869 gene encoding ATP synthase subunit beta, chloroplastic; its protein translation is MRINPTPSSPAVSTLEEQNLGRIAQIIGPVLDVVFPPGKMPNIYNALVVKGRDTIGQQINVTCEVQQLLGNNRVRAVAMSATDGLMRGMEVIDTGAPLSVPVGGATLGRIFNVLGEPVDNLGPVDTSTTSPIHRPAPAFIQLETKLSIFETGIKVVDLLAPYRRGGKIGLFGGAGVGKTVLIMELINNIAKAHGGVSVFGGVGERTREGNDLYMEMKESGVINEKNIAESKVALVYGQMNEPPGARMRVGLTALTMAEYFRDVNEQDVLLFIDNIFRFVQAGSEVSALLGRMPSAVGYQPTLSTEMGSLQERITSTKEGSITSIQAVYVPADDLTDPAPATTFAHLDATTVLSRGLAAKGIYPAVDPLDSTSTMLQPRIVGEEHYETAQRVKQTSQRYKELQDIIAILGLDELSEEDRLTVARARKIERFLSQPFFVAEVFTGSPGKYVGLAETIRGFQLILSGELDSLPEQAFYLVGNIDEATAKAMNLEEESKLKK